From the genome of Rhododendron vialii isolate Sample 1 chromosome 10a, ASM3025357v1:
TTTAGTTGGATGGTGTTGATTGATGGTATAACAAACAAATGaccatgaataaaaaaaaaaaatcgaatgaGTCACATCATGTTACGTAtgtaggaaaataaaaattagtgCAAATATAGGGTCAAACAACCACCGTAGCAATGCTCATGAAATTCCCGATCGATGGAAATATAAACGGGAAAGACTGGAGATATAATTAGATCTTCATATGCACAGAGTTGCAAATCTCATAAATCTAGTAATAGACTTGGGAATTGAATTCCTCCTCTAAAATTATGTCCATCCAAAATTGAACTAGTATGATTTCACGTTAAATTCAAATTAAGATCTATGAATGTTACCATAAGAGACTGTATGTTTTTTTTCTAAATCGCAATAAGTAAGTCAAAGATAAATTACCACAACCAAAAATTTAGACTTTTTCTTTACGTGGTtaccctttttttgttgttgttgttgttgtgttgaAAATGTTTTAGTAGTTGCCTATAAGTGCTAGTCTTATTGTTCATCTAATAAACTAAATTATTTGATAACTTGGTATCTGGCCCTATGGACAATCGAATTCGGGAACCAATCTCATTGTTCATTAGCCAAGAACGCCATTAAAATTTTAAGCAAAGTTTCATAAGGACTAATTTGCCATTGTAATTCACTTAATCATCTTCTTGGCCATATAGTGACTAATTATTAtggagtaggtttttttttttgtcattcgttaaacctaatttACTCTATCTTAGTCCTAGGGAACTTAGGGAGGGGGATAAGTGCTTACGGGAATAGAACCCTGcccatgtgcatgagagtataaggaAGGTATAAACTGCACTTCACTCCACTCCATTTGCGACTAATtaactccactccacttgcgaCTAATTATTAGTTGACATGATTAAAAACTTGCAATTACAACAAAGCTACTCTAGGTGTGACCAGGCCATGTGCTATTTAAGTCAATGACAAGCATTTCATAAGAAAATATTAGTTGGAGATTATAGTGGTAAACATTTCTATTGAGTACGGATGGAAACTTCAAAACAAAGAATGACTTGCTTAGTGCtcaaaaagcttgttgagtaaGATCCAAGCCATGTTTGGAAGACTGAAAAAAGGGCAATCGAAAAGGGCCTGTGGAATGATGTCTTCATAAGTATGCCCACAAGTTCAACAGCTGAAAAAGTACACATGCAGTTTAGCACCTGTGAATAATTGACCTCATGAAATTAAATATATTGGACCTTTTTTGAGAGGAAGAATGGCAAGAAATGcattataatttataaaattttagtaATAAACACACATACCGTGTGCAGTTAGTACAACAAGAAGATCACGAAACTAAGCTAGTGCATACAAGTTCACAAACATTCGCTTCCATAAAAAATACGTCAAACAATGATGATGTGAGTTTCGACAGAAATGTGCATACAATTTGAGATGCTCTCATATATAGGGCCAATCCCGAGTCAAGTGTCACCACTACAAAGACTTGTCCTCGACTTAGTTACCTAATTCTTGACGATGTTGTAACTATACTTTTACAATAACTATACGAAGACTTGTCCTCGACTTAGTTACTTACTCTTAACGAtctgttttgtttggttaacaatttagaaagttatttttgagagttggaatGGTAATGAGCAGGGCCGGCcgggggtaagccccgcaagcccgccggctcgggcaaccccccggcaaggggcaaccaaaaaaaaaaaaattgtatatatatatatatatatatatatataaatttgaaATCCAACGGAAAAAAATTTAGGggcataatccaaaaaaaatttacaaattcaaaaaaaaattgtaaagatGTATAGTTTCCACccacttcaaaaaaattatgatacttggGAAAATTATGAGGGCAAACAAAAGGTTTTCTATGCCTGGGGTAAAtaggagataaaaaaaaaattaggagggaaaaaattaataagtcaaATTAGAAGGGCATATaacagataaaaagaaaaaagagagaaggaaacgGAACAGGAATCAGAAGGGCATTTGCCCCCAAATTTTCCATATGTGTCTAAACCTAActttgaagaaaaaagaaaacctaactttgaagaagaaagaaataccCTGAAAAGATCAAATAAGTCTTCCATTGAATCTATTGTCCTTCAATTCCTGATCTTTTCCAACAGTTCAACGCCGAGTTGCCGACGCTGATCGAAGTCTTCGTTTGCAAATTGCAAGAGGCAAGAACAGATGCAAGGGACTGggatttttgtttctctttctcgcCTTGGTAGTAACGACAATAGACAATAGTAATTAGTGAGTGCACTTCTTTCTTCATTTGAATCTTTTCTTTATTCGATTGAATTGGTTAGTGGAGGAGGAGTGGAGCATAAATGCATAATAAATTAATATAAAAGTGGTAGTAGAGCATAAATGTATAATAAATTCATAGGGGAttgtgactgtttttttttttcatacctATTTATGCACAATAAATTCAGAGCATAAATATGAAATGtgactgctttttttttttttattatcttataGTTGATTGATTTAGTAATTAGTAGGATTTGTAAAGATAGATTACTTGTGTTGGGTTTTTATTGGTGACGTGTACTAATATAGGTAGTAGGTACTATGACGAAGATTGAGAATGACAAGAATAGAGTAAGAGTGCGCAAACAAAAATCTGGGTCTCAAAATAGAAAAGTGAGGCAGCGAAAAGATGTAATGGAAAAATCACTAGTGGGTTCAATATCTAGCCTATTTAAtgcgaaaaaacaaaaatctcttcTTTCAAGTCAAGTTGAAGAAGAAAGTGATGAAGAATTTGGGGAGGATGATGTGAATGATAATCTTAGAGATAAAGGTGTTAATGAAGAAGCTAGTGGCGCAAATACGGGGGACGTTCATGAGGAACCTATGAGTGAAGATGTTGATGTACCACATGAAGAATCTAGAGAGGGGCATAATGAAGGCCCTACTCCTATGAATGAAAATGTAGGGAATGAAGAACATGAAAGTATCCTTGACCTTGAGAAAGATGTTGATGTGAACTATGATCCGGGATTGTGGGGAAGCATTAATGATTCGAAGAGGATAATGTTAGTTCTATGAGGTCCTATTAAGATTGTAAGAGAGAATGATGCATTTCCAAAAGAAGGTACTCGTGGGAGACACTTTTCTTCCCATCTGTACATTTGTGATCTTCCAAATGGTGAGAAGCAAGAAAGGAAGTGGCTTGTGTATTCAAATGAGTTGAACAaggtcttttgtttttgttgcaagTTATTCAAGCATAAAACAATGACAACTAGTTTGGCCGGAGAGGGAACTAGTGATTGGCATAACCTTCCTACAAAGCTTAGAGACCATGAAAGGAATGTAGAACATATCTCCAATGTCGTGAGGTGGGTGGACTTGCAAAAGGGGCTTCAACAAAAAGCAACAATTGACAAGAAAATGGAAGATCTAATCGACAAAGAGAGAGTTCGTTGGAAGATGATACTAGTTCGAATAATTGGGGTTGTGAAGACTCTTTCTCGAAATAGTTTGCCATTCCGTGGAACTAATGAGAAGATTTATGAGAAGAATAATGGACTTTTTTGTCAACTTATTGAATTTGTTGCGGAATTTGATCCTATTATGCAAGAGCACCTTCGACGTGTGGTAGATAAAGAGATTCAAAATCATTATTTTagccacaaaattcaaaatgaattgATAAGCTTGTTGGCAAAAGAGATTAAAGATAAAATCTTGAAGAAGATTTTTAAAGCAAAGTACTTTTCGGTTATCCTTGATTGTACTCCGGATCTTAGTCATGATGAACAAATGTCGATTGTTATAAGATGTGTGAATGTTGAGGATGAAAGTAAAGTCAAGGTGGAGGAATTCTTTCTTGGGTTTATTAAGGTTCAAGACACGTCGGGGCTTGGGCTTTTCAAGCGACTTGAAGGAGCTTTGGTTGATCTCAAACTCAACATTGATGATATAAGAGGACAAGGTTATGACAATGGCTCAAATATGAAAGGTAAAAATCAAGATGTACAAAAAAGGCTACTTGATGTAAATTCCAAAGCATTCTATATTCCATGTGGTTGTCATAGCTTAAACCTTGCACTATGTGATATGGCAAAATCTAGTGCGAAAGCAAGAGACTTTTTTGGATATGTGCAAAAAGTTTATACTTTGTTTTCGGGTTCACCACAACGGTGGGATATTCTTAGAGCATATGTGAAGGGTTTGACACCAAAGGCATTGTCAGTTACTCGTTGGGAAAGTCATGTTGAGAGTGTTAGAGCAATAAGAAATCAAGCACCGGAATTAAGAGATGCATTGATCAAAATTGCAAATGTTTCTAAAGAAGATATTGTGTTTTCGGAAGCTAAAGGCTTGTGCAAGAATGCTTTGGAGGATTTGAGTTCTTGATTAGCTTATGTATTTGGTACAAAATCTTAGACAAAGTTAATCAAGTTAGCAAAATTCTTCAACGAGAAGAGATGGATATTGAAGATGCAATTACAAGGATAAAAgagttgattttattctttgaaGAGCTTAGAGAAGATGGTTTTGAAGACTTGATGAAGGAAGccaaagaacttgctcatgATGTTGGTTTTGAACcggtttttgcaaaaaaaagagttgttcaaagaaagaagcaatttgATGAGGATGTCGTAGATGATGCCCATGGAAGTCAATCTCCGGAAGAGCGTTTTAGAACTTCTTATTTCCTCCTCATCATAGATCAAGCTCTTGCATCACTTAATGACCGGTTTAAGCAATTTGAACTTTATGACTCAatctttggatttttgtttaacGCAAAATTCAAGAGTGTTAGTGAAGACCAATTGATGGAGCATTGTACTAAACTAGAAAGTTTCTTGGAATACAAACAACGTGGTGATATTTATGGGAAGGAGTTATTCCAAGAGCTTAGacatttgaaaataatattgCCGAGAGAAGTAACAAAATCGATCGACatccttgattttataaagTCTTATTGGAAAGATGGCGGTTTCCAAATGGTTTGGGTTGCTTATCGAATTTTGTTGACTATTCCGGTCACAGTTGCTTCTGCGGAGAGgagcttttcaaagttgaagttgataaaaACATATCTTCGGACTACCATGGCACAAGAGAGATTAAGTGGATTAGctatgatctcaattgaaaatgagtacTTGGATAAATTAGAGTacgatgatttaattgaagaatttgctttaaaaaatgcaaggagaagttgttttctttgaatcaGATTGTGCTAATCATAAAGCACAATAATCgggtttcattttgattttgaatttttgatgtaattgaAGCTAAAGGcacaatataatcttgttttgttattgttattgtaagtttttttttccttgtatgaatattttttttatacttaataCTAAGTGGGCAACCAAGCTTGAGGTCGGGTTTaggcaacccaaatgtcggggccggcactggtaatgagtggaaagatatagagagaaagatttattgaaaattgtgccgagagttaaaagtaacTCTCTGAATGTTAAACCAAACAGAGTGGTTGTAActatctatactacttcttttaaatgtacaaagatgttttctattttttgcttTCCTAAAATGACCCGAACGCTTACAACTAATACCTGTCCCATCCTCTGCCTCTTACCAACCGACACAACACAATGGCTCCAACAGAAACGACTGTTTGCAAAGACTCTTTCTCTTACTTATTCTTTCGAATTGTCGTTAAGCGTTTCCTCCCATTCTCTATGTCGCTGTTGACTGGGAAAGAAACCGCTTGGTGATTTCGATCTTGAACTCGCGAGTAGTCCCTCAATccctctctctagggtttcatCATCATCTCTCCTATGCAAATCCTCCGCCTCTTCGCCTCTTCATCTCTTCGTCTCCAGTATCTTTGTGGCATTCTCTCTCCCTTGCCACCTTCTTCTTGCCCGTCATGAATCATGATGGACATCTTATCCATCTTTGCGGTTGAGGCTTCGGCCACCAAATGGGCTGAACACAGCTTCTAACAATTGCGTGGGTTCGGTAGGAGCCAATGTTGCTTAAGAGAAATAGATCGGCATGACTCAAATTTCGATTCCTCTATCGCTTGGTCCAACAACTCGGCCGCCACAATAGGATTTGGCTCTCTGTATATCGTAAGAGAGGGACGGGAGTAATCGTGGACGATTGAAACTTGGTTGTCTTCAATCTTCTACGAGATCCCAAACAGGtatttcatattcttatttttgACTTCTAAATTGCGATCATTCTGGATTTCTTATcttatatatataacaaattGCAAATTTCGTTTCTCTTATACACCATCACCGAAGGaaatttgtgtgttttgttgaACCGAGACAGTTGGCCCAATGGTTGCATAGTTGCACTTAGTGCGGTAAGATTGTGGGTTCAACTTCTATGGAGTGGAGATTGAGACCATTCGTTATGGATTGGGTTCGAATTGAGGTAATGCAATGTAAGCTCTTCTCACATgtggcaaaataaataaaaaatgggcATTGTGGTTAGCGTATAAATACTAGGTTTATTGTCATTGTTAGAAACTTTTTAATATTGAGAAGAAAGATAGAGTTGACAAATTCCTTAACTACTCACTAAACAAATTAATCAAGAAGTTCCTACCTGATTAGAAAATAATGATTTCCTAATATCTCAACATAGAACTCAATACGAACAAAACCACGATTAAAACAACTCAGTAGTTACAAATTCACCAGCACCAGCAAGAGATTACCGAATCGCTTGACCTCTGGGAGGATATATAGCCTTCATCTGCTGAATTTAAGTTCCACAGAGTGAAGTTTTTTGGTTACAAGTGAGATTAACATTGCTACTGATGCGTTAGCTACGTTGGAAAATCTCACCCTGGATGATATCTTTCTATTTGTTTAGTCCCCTTTTTGAATGTTACAATTGTTGGATATAGACATCAAGGGGCCTATGTTGGGCACTTTGTaattattaaaatttttgaaacgTGCCTTTTGGTTAAAATAAACTGCCTTTTGTTCGTTGATTCCCTCATCACTTGGATGCAAGAGGCCCTGGAGTTCTATACCTCTCTCATTCAGCGCCTTTTTTTCGTTGATTTCCCCTACAGTTTATTCATAGTGACTGAGAATAGCATACAATataattcctttcttttcttggttccttctttttgttttctttattgatTCTCAGCAGAGCTATTGATCACGGATCTACTCCAGAATTGGAGTTGTTTATGGGAGCTCAAATATCCTCGAAAGTATAAGGGCTTGTTTAGACTTGTTTACgtggtaaaatcctcacttaGCTTCAGCATGCCGTTAGAAATATGTGTCAGGAATCAGGATAGTTCGTGTTCTAGATGCCATATGCATGTAGAGGATGGGcaccatttattttttgattggtgcTTTGAGTAGTGACATTTGGACTAACTTTTCTCCGTCTCTGGTGCATGGGATATTAAACCAGAATTGGAgggatttgtttcttttcaatcaCAAGAAGTTACACACACCTCCTAATTGGAGGGAAGCCTTGGAATGTTTTGTGTTAATATTTTATGAAAGTTATGGTTGagtagaaaataaaagtttttgaCAATCTAGATAGTGACTTGAGCTCTAAGCACAAAACTAAGACTTAAACAAAGAAAATCCAGACAAAACCTTATCTATTTACATGTTTGTTGGAAATTTCTAGGCAAGGCAAGTTGAGATAAAACACTTGTAGCAGTTTGCAAGGTAACCTGAGGCTGCCTAGGCTTGGAGATGTCTTTAGGAACGAGAGAGGCTGCTAGACGTTCAATTATTTCCTCATCTGCAGATTGAAGCTTATTCAGAAGTAGCAGCTAACTTGATAAAGTGTAGAGCTCTTGCGAATTCCCCTCATAAGTCGCTGGAGGAAGAATGTAAAGAAACCATGCCAAAGACATGGAAGGATATTGTACAcgtggaaaaaaaatcctactCATTTTAGCAATTTTTGTTAGAAATGCGAGCTTAAAGGtgggaaaaggaaaggaaatttCTTCTTGGCAAaacgtttggtttgaaaatgaaAGTCTCAAATCAAATGTCCCAAGATTATATACTTTGGTCCTAACCGAAGATGAAAATCTATGTCACATATAAAAGGAGAGGTGATGATGGAATTTGGAACTTCCTTTTTGGAACATGTTTGTTTGcatgggaagaagaagaactccAAAGGCTAAACCATCTTTTGACTAATGGGCCATGTACTCAACTTGTAGCAGAGATGCAATGGTATGGAGAACAACTACAGATGATCTTTCCTCTGTAACTATTATCTAGAATGGGTATTATTGAAGACAATCATGACTCATTTTGCAGACTCTGTGGTAACAATCGGAAGATGAAGGATTTTGTGGACagattggttgaaatagtgGGGATGCTCATGGGCTTCTCCTGATTCAATTTCAGTTTTGTTTGGATGTTGGAGAGGAGGGGAACTCAATAGAAGGTCAAGCACACTTATAAAGGCAATTTGGGATGCCATTCCTCTTGCTATCATTTGGTTTGTTTGGAAAACTAGGAAGGAGCTCTTGTTTGAGGTGACTCAACTGATATGGGGTGATCTTAGAGTGGTAAACTGGGTCAAGAAAAATTCTACTCTACTCGATGGAAGACATGATTCACAGGTTGCAAAGTATTGAGGGAACTTGATTCTATGCATTGTAATTTGGGATTTGcctattttttcttctatttgcCATTCTCAATGACTTGGTACATTTGTAGCTTTCTTTCCACCCTCTGTTAGCTTCTTGCCAACCTTTCTTTGTGATAGAAAGGCATATGATTGGCAGGAGAGTGGATGCTAATATAGTTTGGATGCACCTTTCTTAGCAATGCTTGAATGCTTCCATTGTTCTATCCTTTCAAACCCTCTGTAACACTTTCAAGATCaatagaaaacaaagaaaaaatagaaaaaggaatTGCACTATCAGCTATATTCTGCGGGAGAGAAAGATGGGCACAGTCTACTAAGATACACTTTTGAAAAGGATTGTCATTCCTTTAAAGAAATTTTAGAGAACTTCTTTGAGTTTATCTTATTTCATTCCAATACACccacaaagaaaaagaatgacGCATTGTTTTCTTTGTCATCTTTTAGATAATGAATACCAAGAAGAAGGTTTTGGCACAGTGCAAGTCATTGTACACAAGTTAAATGAGAATGTTTGGAGTTAAAAATTACGAAAGCGTCcctgcaaaaaataataaaagaagaatgaaGCATATAAAGGAAAAACTTACGTTGTTCACTTCACctttaatattaaaattctcAAAATCATTCACGTGCGTAGTACGTGCAATTTTACTAGTACCTTTAAAATGACTGCTTGAACTCAACTCATATtcagtgaaaaaaaaaacctcaactcATATTTGACTTGTTtggtcatccacagtggtattataaaaaatggataaccaaaaattgacacatcagcttttgattattcacttaagagattgttaagcttaacaataatgaggttcacaatggtcacttctagtttataaccaaaataaggggtccattacaatctctctctctctctctctctctctctctcgcaatTCTCTttcctccattacgttttttttgggcaaaaatatatcgaatatatggtgttatttatcaaaacaacaccgaaactttttttttcttcctattcctgtAGCTTATCTAACCAAACTAATATCACAAATTTATCACTCTCTTaatcttcccaaaaaaaaataaaaattcagatgtgttcttgaatttggaaaagaatgcaaagttcttcatgtactcaactaTAGAGGGAggaatgaaaaaagaacaaaatagaaacgggaaagaagagtgaaataccttaatccggcaatGATGGGTTggattgtagatgatcgagacatatgagcttcacttttggagggaaagaaagagaagcagTTTgtggtgaagtgaagaagatatagagcaagcgaataagataagaagaaaatactagttaaGACAcccgtgtatacaaattttggaaccaattaacttatgtggtgtggggttcacaaattttgattattgaaaaaggttgctagttttggttatccaaagccgaaaatttgattatttctaaggatgttgctaagtttgattataccattgtgagccatcttttacaccaatattgttaactttaacaacaattgacttttgattataccgcTGTGGATGACCTAAATTTGATTGAGATGAGCTTCTTAGGTAAACAGACTAAATCCGAACATACTTTTGAAGCTAGCTTGTTAAGAGTTCAAATACAAATATTGGACAACTTCTATACTCTTTTCGGCGAGCTTATAATGTGTGATAGACTTGGTTTTCAAGTCTTGTGAGATCATTTTGAGTCTGTCGGTTGATAAACAAGTcaagtttgaatatttttggGGTTCTTACTGGCTAGCTCTATTTCGTCACATTCTATCTGTCCAACCCCACCACGTGTCAAACCTGTTCCGCATAAGCCCCGTTTTATGTAAACTACCAAAAATACCCTCATTTAGACTAAAATAGGGTTGATTGGTTCAGTTTAGTACAAACTCGCCGCTTTTTGTCGTCTTCTTCTCACAACCCCACCTCCACCTTCGATCACCCCCACAATCAACCTCCACCACAT
Proteins encoded in this window:
- the LOC131302771 gene encoding uncharacterized protein LOC131302771 yields the protein MTTSLAGEGTSDWHNLPTKLRDHERNVEHISNVVRWVDLQKGLQQKATIDKKMEDLIDKERVRWKMILVRIIGVVKTLSRNSLPFRGTNEKIYEKNNGLFCQLIEFVAEFDPIMQEHLRRVVDKEIQNHYFSHKIQNELISLLAKEIKDKILKKIFKAKYFSVILDCTPDLSHDEQMSIVIRCVNVEDESKVKVEEFFLGFIKVQDTSGLGLFKRLEGALVDLKLNIDDIRGQGYDNGSNMKGKNQDVQKRLLDVNSKAFYIPCGCHSLNLALCDMAKSSAKARDFFGYVQKVYTLFSGSPQRWDILRAYVKGLTPKALSVTRWESHVESVRAIRNQAPELRDALIKIANVSKEDIVFSEAKGLCKNALEDLSS
- the LOC131302772 gene encoding uncharacterized protein LOC131302772, which gives rise to MDIEDAITRIKELILFFEELREDGFEDLMKEAKELAHDVGFEPVFAKKRVVQRKKQFDEDVVDDAHGSQSPEERFRTSYFLLIIDQALASLNDRFKQFELYDSIFGFLFNAKFKSVSEDQLMEHCTKLESFLEYKQRGDIYGKELFQELRHLKIILPREVTKSIDILDFIKSYWKDGGFQMVWVAYRILLTIPVTVASAERSFSKLKLIKTYLRTTMAQERLSGLAMISIENEYLDKLD